In Vespa velutina chromosome 1, iVesVel2.1, whole genome shotgun sequence, the genomic stretch GTAGATGGATTgtcaaataaatatgttattcTAGCATGTAGACATGTTTCTTTAAGATCCCAATATCCACAAAAATGATCACATAATGGACACATATCAATAGTACCATTACCATTACATATATCTTCACTAGGTTCATTAGAATATAATGTAGCACAACTGTATATAAAACAAAGGAGTCCAACAATACTAGCTGGTATTAacatgtgtgtataaaatCCCAACCAAGCAAAATATAATCCAATTTTTACtccaaaatattcttttacataATCCAATGGTTGATAATGGAGACATTTTTTTACACTAGCCCATTCAGTGTACAAAAGATATCGCATAGAATCCACAGTATGAAGGTTACcctatgaataataaataatttccttaaaataaaaatattaaaaaaaatatatattttataaaatttaacatacgtacaaagaaatatttaaaattgttataatatttctccttaatttttattattgcttatAAGCAAATACCATCCATAGTAATAGCTAATTTGCTGATTCTTTATGccatattatttgttaatgaaAAAACTTACTCTGGACTTAAAAATTGAGcttattgatattgttatgttgttaataatgaaaaattgaaaatacaaCTTACATCATGCAATGGATATGCTGCCACATATGATCTTTCAGAAATAAGTCGTTCAATACCAAATGCAAAATCATCATTCTTGGTTTTAGCAAATCGTGTTCTATCCAAAATAAATTGGACTATTCTTGATCGTATTGCAGAAGTAAAAAAGTTAGGAGAATCTAAATCAAACAAGTATTCTTTATCTCGACTATATATGGCAGTAAATGTATGTTTAATCGCTGGAAAAATAGTTGTATCAACATAATAATGTTTCATAATTCTCTTAAAGAACGAATTTACTTCATtgattataacattattatgtGTTGGAGGATTTACTAGTTCAGGTATTTCTTTCATTGGAAGCCtaagttttaatatttctgCATATCGCCGTAGGACTTCCCGAGGtgcataaatttttataaaatgcaaACCATTTGGTTCTGCTGGTTCATATTCTAACTCTAAACCTTCTTTTTGTAGATTTGCTTCAAATACCTacaaataacattatatattagtaGAGCATGTGCATTAatgcaatttaatttaaattataataatgattcaaTACCCGTCTATATTCCACACTGCGGTATGTTTTTGCTTCTCCATCAAAGTCATCCCAAACCAGTACAAAATCAACGGAacgaattttatctttaaagaaTAAACTAAATCTTGTAGAATTATCGGACTGCTgtaaaggaaattaaaaacattaatgttgaaataaataaggataaaaaattagtaaaaagtatatactatattataagaACATACATTCATCTCGCTACAGCTTCCATTCATAGTGGCTTCATTAGTTTCATTATCAACAGGCAATATATCATCATAATTTGAGGTATTATTGTTTTGTGCTGATGTTCGACTGTATAAACTGTTCATACTTATGGCATCTTCATATAATGTATTTCTGGGACTACGATATACGATTTGTTCTGATccataatttaaattatcttgTAGTGAATGATAAACACTCAATGTAGGGGTATGACTTTCGCATTGTTGtgttaatttgataaaaacttcatcttcatcttccatattttattaaaaaatttggaatggaaattttctttttaagttaAGCAGCTTTTacatcatataaaaataaagataagctatttatttcttttcctatcgagttcattattttataaataaagatatatatcattatattttagaaaatatatacaattataactattagtaaaaaattattatacaacaattacaatttatttgtaaagatttataagaaataaatcataatagaattcataaaataatttacaaaaattgttATACTACTTTCGTTAGAACAACCATAAATTGATATCATGTATGATACTTACTAAgatgatacaaaaaaattttttaatttttacgaattaaaattattaatgaatccTTCACActaatcattattactttCTAATGCACGTGCCACATTGTTAGGGTTATGTTACAAAGCATTCGATCAGTCTTAAgtacatttttacaaaaaaggaCTCATTAAATTTGTTCGGACGTCACAGATATGATCTTACACCCAACCTTTTATTGGGTGTATAAGATTATTGTGGAGGGGAAAAAACCTGTCACAACGTAAGAATTTTCTACCATTCTAATTTAAATTAGATTCAATTTTTTGGCGGAAAACATTAGAACCATTTTCAtgttttataacattaatcggaaataaagaaaaatatagaagaattctaactgtatatatatgtaataatttgtttacGATCTTGAGCTTACAAATGTTGACActttaagataaaattaaatatgattatatggTTATAAAAATGGagacttttacttttatcgtattataacCTCAatgcacacatatatttacatggaTTTAAGCCATGTGTAGCAATGTAttgagtatatatattgttaattaataaaataaatttgtattgatgataatattagcgttacatttatattttgatcgaATCTAACAAAAAAGTAATACTACAATTAAAGATGTGGAAATGTACAGAACTCAAACGTTCTGTTAAcctaataaaatcaatattaagtTCTATTATGAGATCAAAACACAATTGGTTAATTTACTTGCCcaagaataatatttcacaTTGTTCTGAAACCTACAGAACACTATTACCATTGCAACATAGTAATATACATAGTGAACAATGCCATTGTTCTAATAAGTTTGAAAATGTTAAGATGTTTTCTACAACAATTGTATTAGCCAAAAGTAAAGATCGtggaaaagataagaagagaaCTAcacataaaaagaatatagataTCCAGGAGATGAAAGAAGTGATaaatgttgaaaaattaaCATTGCAACTTGAAAAAACAATGGATAAATTAAAggagaattatataaaatatgtatcagTAAGGTCTGCTGCTGGAGCGATTGAAGAATTACCTATTACTCTTGATGGAACACGATATTTACTTCAAGAACTTGTGCAAATTACTAGAACATCTAAATTGATTACATTGAATGCAAGTGCATTTTCTCAATATATTCCAAATATTATTCAAGTTCTTtctaaaaatcaaatgaatttgAATCCACAGCAGGATGGTAccgttatatatatacctattccAAAGTAagttacaaaatttttatgttttatgcCATATGTTActtagtttatatttattattacatatccatttatatatatttatgaatatatatatatatatatatatatatatatatatatacatatatatatttatgatgtataatgtatatattatatgcatttTTTGGTTTAAAAACTTACAGAGTGACAAAAGAATATAGAGAGAATTTGTCGAAGAGTGCAaagtctttttttattaaatgtcgAGATGATATCAAGGACATACGCACTCAGTATataagaaaagttaaaaatatagataaattgcCACAAGATGTAAGTTTACGAGTTCAAGGGTATATAGAAGTTTTTACAAatcaatatattgaaaaagctGAAAAAATTctagaaacaaaacaaaaagaattaataggCGATTAAAAGTAACTAATAGAATTAcatcaataataaagttagGTACATgtttatcatttcttatttattgtGTTTCTAatggaattatatataaatgttatagtTACATTGAAACtctctatataaaataaaatactcttGTATTAtacaatgattttattttaaaactttccattctaaataattttaaataattgattttaaataattttgattttgaaataatacatCAATTTAGATAACAAAAGGAagtttaaaatcaataatgataaaattttatattctacttCTTCCATCCTAGCTACTTTAAGATTTTAAATGATACTTTCTATCTTGTAATATCTATAtcagtttaaaaataaaaaagttctgTTTCTaatcgtgttaaaaaaaatttttatttggttgatctatatacaaaataaatcggtctgtattataaacaaaaactGATTGATGTCAACAAACCTCTAGtcttcaaatatttctatcaCTAACTTGTTCTCCACAAAGGAGCTGCTTACAAACTTGTACCAGTTTTTGAGAAATTTTTAGTAACTGAATTTGTTAAGACATCgctaaaaagatttattaggCAGTTTTAACAGTTAATATATTGGTGATAAGTTTCTAAAAAATGATGTGTACTCTacaagaaagaatagaagtcatttttatttacgagGTTGAAACTCATTGTGCTCGTAGAACAGTTTGAGTATTCAACAAAAGGCATCCTATCAAATTTCAATCATTTGATAGATCTGAtacgaaaatttcaaataatcatCTCCGTatgtaacaaaataaatatgataaaaattctcgatgaaatttcgtagaataaaatattagtacCATTTCTTACTAATGAAACATTTCGGAAAGTTCTTTAAGAGTTCGAAAATAcattgtattattgtttaatctATAATGAAGCGCTTTGAAtgcttaataattataattaaataatgaatttcttaaaaatatattgaaaataaattatttatagctctattttataatttataacttcattttataaacgaatcaatcaaattcaatttttaacgTGCTTAAAagcatttaaaatttattagagaTAGCTGGGATGGAACATGAAGTTCTATCAATATTAGTTTtaaatttttcgttcgatatCTAAATtgacgtatttttttttcaaaatcaaaattacttaaaattaaaagttattcAGAGCCAgttattgcatatatatacatatataggtatataaataatttattttacaatataatattaacactttattttatgatataacataaaaccagaataatttaatttatattatatatttttatttggtttacaaattaacatttatatcacatatttatattatgaatttacaatttcatttttagttTGCTTGTTACTGGTATGATTTCGTATGTAATTTAAGAGTCCTTTGCACAAAATCGTTGAAgcttttattaatgtatttttaagaTGAAAAGCAATGCTAAGTCTTAAAAAGTTTCTAGCTTCACCAGTATATGAAAATCGTATACCCGGTATCGCTGAGACTTTATGTTCCTTTTGACACCACTTAATGAAATCCAT encodes the following:
- the LOC124957870 gene encoding ribosome-recycling factor, mitochondrial isoform X2, which translates into the protein MWKCTELKRSVNLIKSILSSIMRSKHNWLIYLPKNNISHCSETYRTLLPLQHSNIHSEQCHCSNKFENVKMFSTTIVLAKSKDRGKDKKRTTHKKNIDIQEMKEVINVEKLTLQLEKTMDKLKENYIKYVSVRSAAGAIEELPITLDGTRYLLQELVQITRTSKLITLNASAFSQYIPNIIQVLSKNQMNLNPQQDGTVIYIPIPKYRKMDDNHD
- the LOC124957870 gene encoding ribosome-recycling factor, mitochondrial isoform X1 is translated as MWKCTELKRSVNLIKSILSSIMRSKHNWLIYLPKNNISHCSETYRTLLPLQHSNIHSEQCHCSNKFENVKMFSTTIVLAKSKDRGKDKKRTTHKKNIDIQEMKEVINVEKLTLQLEKTMDKLKENYIKYVSVRSAAGAIEELPITLDGTRYLLQELVQITRTSKLITLNASAFSQYIPNIIQVLSKNQMNLNPQQDGTVIYIPIPKVTKEYRENLSKSAKSFFIKCRDDIKDIRTQYIRKVKNIDKLPQDVSLRVQGYIEVFTNQYIEKAEKILETKQKELIGD